ttagttttgactttgtcactgatttaacaaaaaaaaattacaggaagggataacaaaaaaaaaaaacaaaaaaaccacataatataaaagtgatacactttaaataataaggcactaaaataaaaaaaatacaaaactagatggatgatatttaaaattttccctttaattttcaaattttggaaATTGAGTAGTTTCTAATATTTGTTAGCTCTTTCAGTTTCAGTTACCGTCATAGAATAAAAGGCTcctaactttaaataaaaattgtcaCATCAGTTTCAATCTGTAGATCATTTCACGTGATAACTTTTGGTCGATTTAATGAATTTCATGGACAGTAGGAAGTGAATTGAAATGAATAAGAAATACTGTGATATAATTTaagaatgaaaaatagaaaataaaagaaaaaagatagaaCACTTCTCACAGTAGATTTACTGTTTTTAAGAATCACTTTAGATTTACTGTTTTGACTAATACAAATGCAGGGATTTTGAGCCACAAATCACATAATAGAAATTACCCGACATTTTACAGCTTCCAACAACTGCAGCTGCAGTCCAGGAAAGAATTAAGGAGTTGCAGCTCAGAGCAATGGTAGAAAGTAGAAATGATAAAATCCACCCAATCAAGAAGTTCTGTATCACTTCCGAAACCTATTACGGGCGATTTCATAAATAATCCTCAGAGAGCTTTTCTGTTTTTCTTCTTCTGGTAATTTGAGAAGCTTCCCGACTCTCGCGTACGATGCATACTGTTTAATGAGAGATTCTTCTTTTATATCAGTTTGGGGTTCCTTTTGGAGCTTCGGAGTTGACAATGCCCACTGCATTGCCCATATAGCAAGGGGGCGCATGTAGCACAAGGACCGGTATTCGTCGTTGTTATTCCAAGATTCGGGAGTTTGGAAAGAGTACCTGTTATAGAAGAAGACACCATTAGATTTCGAGAGATGTTGGAGGAAATGTTGAACAACATATTGAGTTTTTGTGTCAACATtttaagaaaaaggagaagaagcgcTCACCCAAGTCCTTCTGGAGACCAGGCAGTTTTATATACCCCTTCAGCAGTTTTAAATGCCTGCTCTTCCATGCCTTCTTGAATCATAGCAGCAGCGACCGAGTAAGTCACACCAGGCCATATCTCTCTTGACTGCATGGAGGACATATCGATAGCGCCATCCGGCCGCATCCCATTAATTGCACCCCTATTGCCATCCTTGAACTTCATCACGTTGAAATGGAACACTTTCTCTAGTGTGATTTGTGCTTTCTCCTCATCAACTATGGGCGATAGACCACACGCTCTAGCATACCTGGAAAGTATTTGTTGTTAGCAAGAAAATTGATAAGTGTAAAAGgtataaaaattgaataatgtCAAACCCAAATGATAAGAAGAGGACGCAAGAAGTAGGAAAGCAAATATGACCTTGACTCAGATAAATCCTGATCTCACATACTCTAAAAATAATGAGTGCGGGGAGACATGCCAAGAGAAATGAGAATTTATAACAGAAGACAAAATAATACAGGACAAAATTGGAGAGGTCAGATCAGAACATAGTGAGCAGAAAGATCCAATTATTTTGAGCAAGATGGCAAGTAAAACAATTTATACACATTTTTAAGCAATAGAAACACGCAAAAGCTTTATGATATACCATTGTCCAGCTAATTGATCAGCCAGGATAGAAGAGCTGTTCTTGCTACCACTATCATCATAATCAAAGTAAGAGCCATTCCACAATTTCTCATACACCAACTTGGCCTTCTGATACTTATTCCAGAAAAGCTCTTCCGAAGCTCTGTCACCAACTTCACGCGCCATGGCTGAAGCAGCCTGAAGGGCCGCAACCCAAAGTCCTCCGCTGTATGCACTCACACCGGAAACTGACCACACATCATAAGTCTGATCGGGAAAGCTTTCATTTTCAATCATCCCATCTTTATCTTTATCGAACTGCTCCATGTACGCCATTGCCATATAAACAGAGGGCCAAACAGCACGTGCGAAGGACTTGTCGCCGGTGGCTATCGTGTCTCTATAGACTTGTAGCACAAATTTAGGGTTCAAGTCCTTCCATCGATCTGTGTTATATAGTGTGTATGCATTAACCTTAAAccatgggtcatatagaccaagATCATGGGGAACAGCACCAAGAACCTTTCTGGAAGCCCATTTCCCATCGTGAAGTATCCGGACCTTTTCAGGATCATGCATCATTACTGCAGCTGCAAAGTCTCTTTGAATGCTAAGCTCAAGTTTGGGGAACAACATGACAAGAGAAAATGAAGAATAGAAATGCACATCGTAAGTATTCCACATGTAATACTCGATCCCTTCAAGATAGAGGAACTGGCCAACATTCTCTTCACCCTGAAGAAAATATGTTCCAATTGCAGAATTCGAAGAGATCGATGCATGCAAATTTTCTAGGACTGATGCCATTCTGTCAAGGATGTTGACTGCAGTATTGTTTCCTGGGATCATCTTAGCCAGGTTCTCAATATCTCCTTTTGATATATCTAGTGAGAATTTCCTCTCTTCAATTGTTGCTAAGCTCTGTATCGGTGGCAATCCATCTGTTGATACCATGACCATGCTCACATTAAGATTTAACAATGTATTTTACTAGTTTATATGAAATGGTAAGTACCTGTCCATATAGTTCCTCCGGCATTAAGATAGTAGAGTTCATTAAAAAGAGTGATAGGATACCTGTGAAGAGCCTTCATCAATATCATGTTAAAGCTACGTAACTGAGTATTTAGCTTTCTCAAAACATACCATTCAGGGAACCTCTTGTCTTGCAGAATAGGCTTTTGCCATTCATCAATTTGGGACTCCCATGAGCAATGCTCTAttacataaaaagaaaagagatttagctaaaaagtaatatataaacTGAACATGTATAACAAAGAGCAGTGATCTTTGCTAAACTTCTTTCAACAAGAGAGAATTTAGCTAGCTTGTGAAAGCTAGATTTACAAAAGATTAAAAcagttgatttttttaattttgtaaggAAAACTTGGCAGATCCTTGCAACCCCCAATAGTTGCAGAAATGTGTATCCAATAGCGGCTGCTTGTAGGACAGTTGTTTCAGACAACAAAGCTGAAAAGCCATTGTTTCCAAGGCTGCCATTCCAAAGCAAGCATATCAAGCATCCAAGGAACCtaacgaaaaggaaaaaaaaaaaaggccgtCGACCAGTTTAGGCAGACAATGTGTAGCCCCCTGCCCTACCTCTTTATTTCTTTCCTAGTcccagaaaagaaaaaatttttaaaaaaaaaagacaggaGATTTTTTCCATACTTTCCCAAAAAGATTTAACTGATTCAAGGAAACGAAAGCTAAGCAACTTAAGTAATCAATGAAAAACACAATATTACTGGACTCAGACTAGAATTGGAAAAAGAGGTCCAGAATGCATCTAAGCTCGATGATGTTAAAGAATATACCTAGAATAGCATCATGCACTAGACTTGCTGCTGCATCACCATCGGTGCCATAAAATTTCGTATAACGCCTATGGTCATAGACTGAATTAATAGCGACTATTCATACATTCTTGCGTAAAAGTTTTTGAAGACAACTTCAAACCTGTGATATATCTTTCCGCTAGGAAATTTTACTTCTGGGCAAGCCCATGCTAGAGAAAATGTCACAGTTCGAGTTGCTTGGGAGGGAACATTGACTGAAGCTGCAATAGCTGCTCCAATTGATGTTCCTGGTTCAGTATGCATTGACATCTTTATCGGatcaaaatgatcaaaggatccATGCTGTTAAATTCAATTTCTTGTCAGTTTTTGCAAGCAACAATAATataagaaggaaaaaaacatACAGACCTTACCTGAACAATAGTTAATTTTG
The nucleotide sequence above comes from Ananas comosus cultivar F153 linkage group 17, ASM154086v1, whole genome shotgun sequence. Encoded proteins:
- the LOC109723043 gene encoding non-lysosomal glucosylceramidase-like, with amino-acid sequence MGENGLTGEKDGLQDHSPAEANATSANVDPGQPAQLTWERQLNREGRELPAFTLTLREKLQMAALGIRLGRHIIEETAKGRVAVIDPLKKRIARSSQGVPLGGIGAGSIGRSYKGDFQRWQLFPGVCEDKPVQANQFSVFISRPDGAKYSTVLSPGSSDVQKGNNISGVGSWDWILNGQNSTYHALYPRAWTIYNGEPDPDLKIICRQISPIIPHNYQQSSYPVAVFTFTLINLGKTAADVTLLFSWANSVGGNSEFSGYHSNSKMIEKNGVHGVLLHHRTADGRPPVTFAIAAQETTDVHVSECPYFVVSGKSEGFTARDMWHTIKEHGSFDHFDPIKMSMHTEPGTSIGAAIAASVNVPSQATRTVTFSLAWACPEVKFPSGKIYHRRYTKFYGTDGDAAASLVHDAILEHCSWESQIDEWQKPILQDKRFPEWYPITLFNELYYLNAGGTIWTDGLPPIQSLATIEERKFSLDISKGDIENLAKMIPGNNTAVNILDRMASVLENLHASISSNSAIGTYFLQGEENVGQFLYLEGIEYYMWNTYDVHFYSSFSLVMLFPKLELSIQRDFAAAVMMHDPEKVRILHDGKWASRKVLGAVPHDLGLYDPWFKVNAYTLYNTDRWKDLNPKFVLQVYRDTIATGDKSFARAVWPSVYMAMAYMEQFDKDKDGMIENESFPDQTYDVWSVSGVSAYSGGLWVAALQAASAMAREVGDRASEELFWNKYQKAKLVYEKLWNGSYFDYDDSGSKNSSSILADQLAGQWYARACGLSPIVDEEKAQITLEKVFHFNVMKFKDGNRGAINGMRPDGAIDMSSMQSREIWPGVTYSVAAAMIQEGMEEQAFKTAEGVYKTAWSPEGLGYSFQTPESWNNNDEYRSLCYMRPLAIWAMQWALSTPKLQKEPQTDIKEESLIKQYASYARVGKLLKLPEEEKQKSSLRIIYEIARNRFRK